The following proteins are encoded in a genomic region of Syngnathoides biaculeatus isolate LvHL_M chromosome 15, ASM1980259v1, whole genome shotgun sequence:
- the adam15 gene encoding disintegrin and metalloproteinase domain-containing protein 15 isoform X1, which yields MRQLLAPLLLLLLSAGVAFTDARSLKASHGPDAAPGSALRRSPPPERTRPFALVGGQRRSLREALQDGHPEHLRCGLEVRGEVLVLDLRKNRDLLPKAPNVFFYLADGTGVSLTDDPVTHCYYHGNVRGFPSSRVAVSTCSGLRGVIAVNASLSFEVRPREPGRDDDGGGGGGGGGGGDDEDAGDDEDHLIFSTGRLEDEAASGCGVAHEPPDTRRRRTAAHAQHRNKRDLLSETKYIELVLVADHQEFLNYQKNNKTIIYRMLDVANQVDWFYRPLKVRVALTGLEVWSDRDKIRVEKNPSATLNNFLLWRTRELLPRLRHDNAQLVMGSALDGTTVGMAAQGSMCSRDRSGGVNVDHLVSVLGVASTVAHELGHNLGMSHDTSERRCRCANQPRAGGCIMEPSTGFLPGQRFSSCSASDLSASLLRGGGMCLFNVPPPERLLGGPRCGNLYVEPGEECDCGLLEECQDLCCDASTCRLRPGAQCSSDGTCCRDCKLRAAGSVCREPIGECDLPEFCTGSSPFCPPNVYVQNGEPCEDGATYCYGGACASMRAQCQTLWGPNASAAPAVCFSSVNKQGNKYGNCGQLSDGSYAACQPNDVRCGRIQCQGGLERPLLGTNTEILTTTVRFDLHDLVCRGTFFHLGDDVSDPASVAQGTACGPGKACLDHKCQDASVLGADECRGKCNGHGVCNSNNNCHCRAGWAPPDCAYAGHGGSVDSGPARAAPESDPVLVALLVVFLLIVPALLLFLALRFPRVRRLCLTLGGDKFFPDSSHNRTPATERSSERNVDQVRPLRFHANAPETPPFKELLDRPAPPTRPLPPAPPLNPPPQPLASRPAPPTKPLPPDPVPPSQAPAVAQKPSLVPPRSHPAAASCSASANRLDSLKRALLIARLRRILFSACASRMVLKVREDTSREP from the exons ATGAGACAACTTTTGGCGCCACTCTTGCTGTTGCTGCTCAGCGCTGGCGTTGCGTTCACGGACGCCAGGTCCTTGAAGGCATCGCACGGCCCGGACGCAGCCCCAG GTAGCGCGCTACGGCGGAGCCCCCCGCCGGAGAGAACGCGACCCTTCGCGCTCGTGGGTGGGCAGAGGCGGAGCCTGAGGGAGGCACTGCAG GATGGCCACCCGGAGCATCTGCGGTGTGGCCTGGAGGTCCGAGGCGAGGTCTTGGTGCTGGACCTGCGGAAGAACCG CGACCTCCTGCCCAAAGCGCCGAACGTTTTCTTCTACCTGGCCGACGGCACCGGAGTGTCCCTGACGGACGACCCGGTG ACGCACTGTTATTACCACGGCAACGTAAGAGGATTCCCGAGCTCTCGCGTGGCGGTCAGCACCTGCTCGGGACTCCG CGGCGTAATCGCCGTCAACGCCTCGTTGAGCTTTGAAGTTCGGCCGCGGGAGCCGGGccgcgacgacgacggcggcggcggcggcggcggaggaggaggaggagacgacGAAGATGCGGGAGACGATGAAGACCACCTGATCTTTTCCACCGGTCGTTTGGAGGATGAGGCGGCGAGTGGGTGCGGGGTGGCCCACGAGCCCCCCGACACGCGGCGCCGCCGCACCGCCGCTCACGCGCAACACCGA AACAAGCGGGACCTCCTGTCCGAGACCAAATACATCGAGCTGGTTCTGGTGGCGGACCACCAGGAG TTCTTGAACTACCAGAAGAACAACAAGACCATCATCTACCGCATGCTGGATGTGGCCAATCAGGTGGACTGG TTCTACCGGCCTCTGAAGGTGCGCGTGGCGTTGACGGGTCTGGAGGTGTGGAGCGACCGGGACAAGATCCGCGTGGAGAAGAACCCCAGCGCCACGCTCAACAACTTCCTGCTCTGGCGGACCAGGGAGCTTCTGCCGCGGCTCCGTCACGACAACGCGCAGCTCGTCAT GGGCAGCGCCTTGGATGGCACCACGGTGGGTATGGCGGCGCAGGGGTCCATGTGCTCCAGGGACCGCTCGGGAGGCGTCAACGTG GACCACCTGGTCAGCGTTCTGGGCGTGGCGTCCACGGTGGCTCACGAACTGGGACACAACCTGGGCATGAGCCACGACACCAGCGAGCGGCGATGCCGCTGCGCCAACCAGCCGCGCGCGGGCGGCTGCATTATGGAACCCTCCACCGG GTTTCTGCCCGGCCAGCGGTTCAGCAGCTGCAGCGCGTCCGACCTGTCCGCCAGTCTGCTGCGGGGCGGCGGCATGTGCCTGTTCAACGTCCCGCCGCCCGAGCGTCTCCTGGGCGGGCCCCGCTGCGGCAACCTCTACGTAGAGCCCGGCGAGGAGTGCGACTGCGGCCTGCTAGAG GAGTGCCAGGACCTCTGCTGCGACGCTTCCACCTGTCGCCTCCGCCCCGGCGCCCAGTGCTCGTCTGATGGCACCTGCTGCCGGGACTGCAAG CTCCGGGCGGCGGGGTCCGTCTGCCGGGAGCCCATCGGAGAGTGCGACCTGCCCGAGTTCTGCACGGGCTCCTCGCCCTTCTGCCCGCCCAACGTCTACGTTCAGAACGGCGAACCCTGCGAGGATGGCGCCACCTACTGCTACGGCGGCGCCTGCGCGAGCATGCGGGCGCAGTGCCAGACGCTTTGGGGACCGA ATGCCAGCGCCGCGCCGGCCGTCTGCTTCTCGTCCGTCAACAAACAAGGAAACAAATACGGAAACTGCGGGCAGCTCAGCGACGGCTCGTACGCCGCGTGCCAACCCAA CGACGTGCGGTGCGGCAGGATCCAGTGTCAGGGCGGCCTGGAGCGCCCCCTGCTGGGCACGAACACGGAGATCCTGACCACCACCGTGCGCTTCGACCTCCACGACCTGGTGTGCCGGGGGACCTTCTTCCACCTGGGAGACGACGTGTCCGACCCCGCCTCCGTGGCCCAGGGCACCGCCTGCGGTCCCGGCAAG GCCTGCTTGGACCACAAGTGCCAGGATGCCTCGGTCTTGGGCGCGGACGAGTGCCGCGGGAAGTGCAACGGCCACGGC GTctgcaacagcaacaacaactgcCACTGCCGGGCGGGTTGGGCGCCGCCCGACTGCGCGTACGCCGGACACGGGGGCAGCGTGGACAGCGGACCCGCGCGCGCCGCCCCAG AGTCTGACCCGGTCCTGGTGGCCCTGCTGGTGGTCTTCCTCTTGATCGTGCCGgcgctcctcctcttcctcgctcTTCGCTTCCCTCGCGTCCGTCGTCTGTGTTTGACTTTGGGAGGCGACAAATTCTTTCCCGACTCCTCACACAACCG GACCCCGGCGACGGAACGCAGTTCGGAGCGCAACGTGGATCAGGTCCGTCCGCTGAGGTTCCACGCCAACGCCCCCGAGACTCCGCCCTTCAAGGAG CTTCTTGACAGGCCGGCTCCTCCCACTCGGCcgctcccccccgcccctccactAAACCCCCCGCCGCAG CCGCTAGCGAGCCGACCGGCTCCGCCCACTAAGCCTCTCCCCCCTGACCCCGTGCCTCCGAGCCAG GCGCCGGCAGTGGCCCAAAAGCCGTCGCTTGTTCCGCCCCGCAGCCATCCGGCCGCGGCGTCGTGCTCGGCGTCCGCTAACAGGTTGGACTCGTTGAAACGCGCTCTTCTGATTGCTCGGCTACGTCGCATTTTGTTCTCTGCTTGTGCGAGCCGTATGGTACTGAAAGTACGTGAAGATACTTCAAGGGAGCCGTAA
- the adam15 gene encoding disintegrin and metalloproteinase domain-containing protein 12 isoform X10, translated as MRQLLAPLLLLLLSAGVAFTDARSLKASHGPDAAPGSALRRSPPPERTRPFALVGGQRRSLREALQDGHPEHLRCGLEVRGEVLVLDLRKNRDLLPKAPNVFFYLADGTGVSLTDDPVTHCYYHGNVRGFPSSRVAVSTCSGLRGVIAVNASLSFEVRPREPGRDDDGGGGGGGGGGGDDEDAGDDEDHLIFSTGRLEDEAASGCGVAHEPPDTRRRRTAAHAQHRNKRDLLSETKYIELVLVADHQEFLNYQKNNKTIIYRMLDVANQVDWFYRPLKVRVALTGLEVWSDRDKIRVEKNPSATLNNFLLWRTRELLPRLRHDNAQLVMGSALDGTTVGMAAQGSMCSRDRSGGVNVDHLVSVLGVASTVAHELGHNLGMSHDTSERRCRCANQPRAGGCIMEPSTGFLPGQRFSSCSASDLSASLLRGGGMCLFNVPPPERLLGGPRCGNLYVEPGEECDCGLLEECQDLCCDASTCRLRPGAQCSSDGTCCRDCKLRAAGSVCREPIGECDLPEFCTGSSPFCPPNVYVQNGEPCEDGATYCYGGACASMRAQCQTLWGPNASAAPAVCFSSVNKQGNKYGNCGQLSDGSYAACQPNDVRCGRIQCQGGLERPLLGTNTEILTTTVRFDLHDLVCRGTFFHLGDDVSDPASVAQGTACGPGKACLDHKCQDASVLGADECRGKCNGHGVCNSNNNCHCRAGWAPPDCAYAGHGGSVDSGPARAAPESDPVLVALLVVFLLIVPALLLFLALRFPRVRRLCLTLGGDKFFPDSSHNRTPATERSSERNVDQVRPLRFHANAPETPPFKEPWRSSSAIASRNPAQTGAKVTRRRPPTRGRLLRVAVPFLLIGCL; from the exons ATGAGACAACTTTTGGCGCCACTCTTGCTGTTGCTGCTCAGCGCTGGCGTTGCGTTCACGGACGCCAGGTCCTTGAAGGCATCGCACGGCCCGGACGCAGCCCCAG GTAGCGCGCTACGGCGGAGCCCCCCGCCGGAGAGAACGCGACCCTTCGCGCTCGTGGGTGGGCAGAGGCGGAGCCTGAGGGAGGCACTGCAG GATGGCCACCCGGAGCATCTGCGGTGTGGCCTGGAGGTCCGAGGCGAGGTCTTGGTGCTGGACCTGCGGAAGAACCG CGACCTCCTGCCCAAAGCGCCGAACGTTTTCTTCTACCTGGCCGACGGCACCGGAGTGTCCCTGACGGACGACCCGGTG ACGCACTGTTATTACCACGGCAACGTAAGAGGATTCCCGAGCTCTCGCGTGGCGGTCAGCACCTGCTCGGGACTCCG CGGCGTAATCGCCGTCAACGCCTCGTTGAGCTTTGAAGTTCGGCCGCGGGAGCCGGGccgcgacgacgacggcggcggcggcggcggcggaggaggaggaggagacgacGAAGATGCGGGAGACGATGAAGACCACCTGATCTTTTCCACCGGTCGTTTGGAGGATGAGGCGGCGAGTGGGTGCGGGGTGGCCCACGAGCCCCCCGACACGCGGCGCCGCCGCACCGCCGCTCACGCGCAACACCGA AACAAGCGGGACCTCCTGTCCGAGACCAAATACATCGAGCTGGTTCTGGTGGCGGACCACCAGGAG TTCTTGAACTACCAGAAGAACAACAAGACCATCATCTACCGCATGCTGGATGTGGCCAATCAGGTGGACTGG TTCTACCGGCCTCTGAAGGTGCGCGTGGCGTTGACGGGTCTGGAGGTGTGGAGCGACCGGGACAAGATCCGCGTGGAGAAGAACCCCAGCGCCACGCTCAACAACTTCCTGCTCTGGCGGACCAGGGAGCTTCTGCCGCGGCTCCGTCACGACAACGCGCAGCTCGTCAT GGGCAGCGCCTTGGATGGCACCACGGTGGGTATGGCGGCGCAGGGGTCCATGTGCTCCAGGGACCGCTCGGGAGGCGTCAACGTG GACCACCTGGTCAGCGTTCTGGGCGTGGCGTCCACGGTGGCTCACGAACTGGGACACAACCTGGGCATGAGCCACGACACCAGCGAGCGGCGATGCCGCTGCGCCAACCAGCCGCGCGCGGGCGGCTGCATTATGGAACCCTCCACCGG GTTTCTGCCCGGCCAGCGGTTCAGCAGCTGCAGCGCGTCCGACCTGTCCGCCAGTCTGCTGCGGGGCGGCGGCATGTGCCTGTTCAACGTCCCGCCGCCCGAGCGTCTCCTGGGCGGGCCCCGCTGCGGCAACCTCTACGTAGAGCCCGGCGAGGAGTGCGACTGCGGCCTGCTAGAG GAGTGCCAGGACCTCTGCTGCGACGCTTCCACCTGTCGCCTCCGCCCCGGCGCCCAGTGCTCGTCTGATGGCACCTGCTGCCGGGACTGCAAG CTCCGGGCGGCGGGGTCCGTCTGCCGGGAGCCCATCGGAGAGTGCGACCTGCCCGAGTTCTGCACGGGCTCCTCGCCCTTCTGCCCGCCCAACGTCTACGTTCAGAACGGCGAACCCTGCGAGGATGGCGCCACCTACTGCTACGGCGGCGCCTGCGCGAGCATGCGGGCGCAGTGCCAGACGCTTTGGGGACCGA ATGCCAGCGCCGCGCCGGCCGTCTGCTTCTCGTCCGTCAACAAACAAGGAAACAAATACGGAAACTGCGGGCAGCTCAGCGACGGCTCGTACGCCGCGTGCCAACCCAA CGACGTGCGGTGCGGCAGGATCCAGTGTCAGGGCGGCCTGGAGCGCCCCCTGCTGGGCACGAACACGGAGATCCTGACCACCACCGTGCGCTTCGACCTCCACGACCTGGTGTGCCGGGGGACCTTCTTCCACCTGGGAGACGACGTGTCCGACCCCGCCTCCGTGGCCCAGGGCACCGCCTGCGGTCCCGGCAAG GCCTGCTTGGACCACAAGTGCCAGGATGCCTCGGTCTTGGGCGCGGACGAGTGCCGCGGGAAGTGCAACGGCCACGGC GTctgcaacagcaacaacaactgcCACTGCCGGGCGGGTTGGGCGCCGCCCGACTGCGCGTACGCCGGACACGGGGGCAGCGTGGACAGCGGACCCGCGCGCGCCGCCCCAG AGTCTGACCCGGTCCTGGTGGCCCTGCTGGTGGTCTTCCTCTTGATCGTGCCGgcgctcctcctcttcctcgctcTTCGCTTCCCTCGCGTCCGTCGTCTGTGTTTGACTTTGGGAGGCGACAAATTCTTTCCCGACTCCTCACACAACCG GACCCCGGCGACGGAACGCAGTTCGGAGCGCAACGTGGATCAGGTCCGTCCGCTGAGGTTCCACGCCAACGCCCCCGAGACTCCGCCCTTCAAGGAG cCGTGGCGGTCGTCGTCCGCCATCGCGTCCCGCAATCCCGCCCAGACCGGAGCGAAGGTGACGAGGCGGCGCCCCCCCACCCGCGGGCGGCTACTGCGCGTCGCGGTGCCTTTTCTTCTCATTGGCTGTCTGTGA
- the adam15 gene encoding disintegrin and metalloproteinase domain-containing protein 12 isoform X11, producing the protein MRQLLAPLLLLLLSAGVAFTDARSLKASHGPDAAPGSALRRSPPPERTRPFALVGGQRRSLREALQDGHPEHLRCGLEVRGEVLVLDLRKNRDLLPKAPNVFFYLADGTGVSLTDDPVTHCYYHGNVRGFPSSRVAVSTCSGLRGVIAVNASLSFEVRPREPGRDDDGGGGGGGGGGGDDEDAGDDEDHLIFSTGRLEDEAASGCGVAHEPPDTRRRRTAAHAQHRNKRDLLSETKYIELVLVADHQEFLNYQKNNKTIIYRMLDVANQVDWFYRPLKVRVALTGLEVWSDRDKIRVEKNPSATLNNFLLWRTRELLPRLRHDNAQLVMGSALDGTTVGMAAQGSMCSRDRSGGVNVDHLVSVLGVASTVAHELGHNLGMSHDTSERRCRCANQPRAGGCIMEPSTGFLPGQRFSSCSASDLSASLLRGGGMCLFNVPPPERLLGGPRCGNLYVEPGEECDCGLLEECQDLCCDASTCRLRPGAQCSSDGTCCRDCKLRAAGSVCREPIGECDLPEFCTGSSPFCPPNVYVQNGEPCEDGATYCYGGACASMRAQCQTLWGPNASAAPAVCFSSVNKQGNKYGNCGQLSDGSYAACQPNDVRCGRIQCQGGLERPLLGTNTEILTTTVRFDLHDLVCRGTFFHLGDDVSDPASVAQGTACGPGKACLDHKCQDASVLGADECRGKCNGHGVCNSNNNCHCRAGWAPPDCAYAGHGGSVDSGPARAAPESDPVLVALLVVFLLIVPALLLFLALRFPRVRRLCLTLGGDKFFPDSSHNRTPATERSSERNVDQVRPLRFHANAPETPPFKELLDRPAPPTRPLPPAPPLNPPPQEVMSSSPEAASARLTLK; encoded by the exons ATGAGACAACTTTTGGCGCCACTCTTGCTGTTGCTGCTCAGCGCTGGCGTTGCGTTCACGGACGCCAGGTCCTTGAAGGCATCGCACGGCCCGGACGCAGCCCCAG GTAGCGCGCTACGGCGGAGCCCCCCGCCGGAGAGAACGCGACCCTTCGCGCTCGTGGGTGGGCAGAGGCGGAGCCTGAGGGAGGCACTGCAG GATGGCCACCCGGAGCATCTGCGGTGTGGCCTGGAGGTCCGAGGCGAGGTCTTGGTGCTGGACCTGCGGAAGAACCG CGACCTCCTGCCCAAAGCGCCGAACGTTTTCTTCTACCTGGCCGACGGCACCGGAGTGTCCCTGACGGACGACCCGGTG ACGCACTGTTATTACCACGGCAACGTAAGAGGATTCCCGAGCTCTCGCGTGGCGGTCAGCACCTGCTCGGGACTCCG CGGCGTAATCGCCGTCAACGCCTCGTTGAGCTTTGAAGTTCGGCCGCGGGAGCCGGGccgcgacgacgacggcggcggcggcggcggcggaggaggaggaggagacgacGAAGATGCGGGAGACGATGAAGACCACCTGATCTTTTCCACCGGTCGTTTGGAGGATGAGGCGGCGAGTGGGTGCGGGGTGGCCCACGAGCCCCCCGACACGCGGCGCCGCCGCACCGCCGCTCACGCGCAACACCGA AACAAGCGGGACCTCCTGTCCGAGACCAAATACATCGAGCTGGTTCTGGTGGCGGACCACCAGGAG TTCTTGAACTACCAGAAGAACAACAAGACCATCATCTACCGCATGCTGGATGTGGCCAATCAGGTGGACTGG TTCTACCGGCCTCTGAAGGTGCGCGTGGCGTTGACGGGTCTGGAGGTGTGGAGCGACCGGGACAAGATCCGCGTGGAGAAGAACCCCAGCGCCACGCTCAACAACTTCCTGCTCTGGCGGACCAGGGAGCTTCTGCCGCGGCTCCGTCACGACAACGCGCAGCTCGTCAT GGGCAGCGCCTTGGATGGCACCACGGTGGGTATGGCGGCGCAGGGGTCCATGTGCTCCAGGGACCGCTCGGGAGGCGTCAACGTG GACCACCTGGTCAGCGTTCTGGGCGTGGCGTCCACGGTGGCTCACGAACTGGGACACAACCTGGGCATGAGCCACGACACCAGCGAGCGGCGATGCCGCTGCGCCAACCAGCCGCGCGCGGGCGGCTGCATTATGGAACCCTCCACCGG GTTTCTGCCCGGCCAGCGGTTCAGCAGCTGCAGCGCGTCCGACCTGTCCGCCAGTCTGCTGCGGGGCGGCGGCATGTGCCTGTTCAACGTCCCGCCGCCCGAGCGTCTCCTGGGCGGGCCCCGCTGCGGCAACCTCTACGTAGAGCCCGGCGAGGAGTGCGACTGCGGCCTGCTAGAG GAGTGCCAGGACCTCTGCTGCGACGCTTCCACCTGTCGCCTCCGCCCCGGCGCCCAGTGCTCGTCTGATGGCACCTGCTGCCGGGACTGCAAG CTCCGGGCGGCGGGGTCCGTCTGCCGGGAGCCCATCGGAGAGTGCGACCTGCCCGAGTTCTGCACGGGCTCCTCGCCCTTCTGCCCGCCCAACGTCTACGTTCAGAACGGCGAACCCTGCGAGGATGGCGCCACCTACTGCTACGGCGGCGCCTGCGCGAGCATGCGGGCGCAGTGCCAGACGCTTTGGGGACCGA ATGCCAGCGCCGCGCCGGCCGTCTGCTTCTCGTCCGTCAACAAACAAGGAAACAAATACGGAAACTGCGGGCAGCTCAGCGACGGCTCGTACGCCGCGTGCCAACCCAA CGACGTGCGGTGCGGCAGGATCCAGTGTCAGGGCGGCCTGGAGCGCCCCCTGCTGGGCACGAACACGGAGATCCTGACCACCACCGTGCGCTTCGACCTCCACGACCTGGTGTGCCGGGGGACCTTCTTCCACCTGGGAGACGACGTGTCCGACCCCGCCTCCGTGGCCCAGGGCACCGCCTGCGGTCCCGGCAAG GCCTGCTTGGACCACAAGTGCCAGGATGCCTCGGTCTTGGGCGCGGACGAGTGCCGCGGGAAGTGCAACGGCCACGGC GTctgcaacagcaacaacaactgcCACTGCCGGGCGGGTTGGGCGCCGCCCGACTGCGCGTACGCCGGACACGGGGGCAGCGTGGACAGCGGACCCGCGCGCGCCGCCCCAG AGTCTGACCCGGTCCTGGTGGCCCTGCTGGTGGTCTTCCTCTTGATCGTGCCGgcgctcctcctcttcctcgctcTTCGCTTCCCTCGCGTCCGTCGTCTGTGTTTGACTTTGGGAGGCGACAAATTCTTTCCCGACTCCTCACACAACCG GACCCCGGCGACGGAACGCAGTTCGGAGCGCAACGTGGATCAGGTCCGTCCGCTGAGGTTCCACGCCAACGCCCCCGAGACTCCGCCCTTCAAGGAG CTTCTTGACAGGCCGGCTCCTCCCACTCGGCcgctcccccccgcccctccactAAACCCCCCGCCGCAG gaagtgatgtcatccAGCCCGGAGGCCGCCAGTGCACGTCTGACTCTTAAGTGA
- the adam15 gene encoding disintegrin and metalloproteinase domain-containing protein 12 isoform X6, with protein sequence MRQLLAPLLLLLLSAGVAFTDARSLKASHGPDAAPGSALRRSPPPERTRPFALVGGQRRSLREALQDGHPEHLRCGLEVRGEVLVLDLRKNRDLLPKAPNVFFYLADGTGVSLTDDPVTHCYYHGNVRGFPSSRVAVSTCSGLRGVIAVNASLSFEVRPREPGRDDDGGGGGGGGGGGDDEDAGDDEDHLIFSTGRLEDEAASGCGVAHEPPDTRRRRTAAHAQHRNKRDLLSETKYIELVLVADHQEFLNYQKNNKTIIYRMLDVANQVDWFYRPLKVRVALTGLEVWSDRDKIRVEKNPSATLNNFLLWRTRELLPRLRHDNAQLVMGSALDGTTVGMAAQGSMCSRDRSGGVNVDHLVSVLGVASTVAHELGHNLGMSHDTSERRCRCANQPRAGGCIMEPSTGFLPGQRFSSCSASDLSASLLRGGGMCLFNVPPPERLLGGPRCGNLYVEPGEECDCGLLEECQDLCCDASTCRLRPGAQCSSDGTCCRDCKLRAAGSVCREPIGECDLPEFCTGSSPFCPPNVYVQNGEPCEDGATYCYGGACASMRAQCQTLWGPNASAAPAVCFSSVNKQGNKYGNCGQLSDGSYAACQPNDVRCGRIQCQGGLERPLLGTNTEILTTTVRFDLHDLVCRGTFFHLGDDVSDPASVAQGTACGPGKACLDHKCQDASVLGADECRGKCNGHGVCNSNNNCHCRAGWAPPDCAYAGHGGSVDSGPARAAPESDPVLVALLVVFLLIVPALLLFLALRFPRVRRLCLTLGGDKFFPDSSHNRTPATERSSERNVDQVRPLRFHANAPETPPFKELLDRPAPPTRPLPPAPPLNPPPQPWRSSSAIASRNPAQTGAKVTRRRPPTRGRLLRVAVPFLLIGCL encoded by the exons ATGAGACAACTTTTGGCGCCACTCTTGCTGTTGCTGCTCAGCGCTGGCGTTGCGTTCACGGACGCCAGGTCCTTGAAGGCATCGCACGGCCCGGACGCAGCCCCAG GTAGCGCGCTACGGCGGAGCCCCCCGCCGGAGAGAACGCGACCCTTCGCGCTCGTGGGTGGGCAGAGGCGGAGCCTGAGGGAGGCACTGCAG GATGGCCACCCGGAGCATCTGCGGTGTGGCCTGGAGGTCCGAGGCGAGGTCTTGGTGCTGGACCTGCGGAAGAACCG CGACCTCCTGCCCAAAGCGCCGAACGTTTTCTTCTACCTGGCCGACGGCACCGGAGTGTCCCTGACGGACGACCCGGTG ACGCACTGTTATTACCACGGCAACGTAAGAGGATTCCCGAGCTCTCGCGTGGCGGTCAGCACCTGCTCGGGACTCCG CGGCGTAATCGCCGTCAACGCCTCGTTGAGCTTTGAAGTTCGGCCGCGGGAGCCGGGccgcgacgacgacggcggcggcggcggcggcggaggaggaggaggagacgacGAAGATGCGGGAGACGATGAAGACCACCTGATCTTTTCCACCGGTCGTTTGGAGGATGAGGCGGCGAGTGGGTGCGGGGTGGCCCACGAGCCCCCCGACACGCGGCGCCGCCGCACCGCCGCTCACGCGCAACACCGA AACAAGCGGGACCTCCTGTCCGAGACCAAATACATCGAGCTGGTTCTGGTGGCGGACCACCAGGAG TTCTTGAACTACCAGAAGAACAACAAGACCATCATCTACCGCATGCTGGATGTGGCCAATCAGGTGGACTGG TTCTACCGGCCTCTGAAGGTGCGCGTGGCGTTGACGGGTCTGGAGGTGTGGAGCGACCGGGACAAGATCCGCGTGGAGAAGAACCCCAGCGCCACGCTCAACAACTTCCTGCTCTGGCGGACCAGGGAGCTTCTGCCGCGGCTCCGTCACGACAACGCGCAGCTCGTCAT GGGCAGCGCCTTGGATGGCACCACGGTGGGTATGGCGGCGCAGGGGTCCATGTGCTCCAGGGACCGCTCGGGAGGCGTCAACGTG GACCACCTGGTCAGCGTTCTGGGCGTGGCGTCCACGGTGGCTCACGAACTGGGACACAACCTGGGCATGAGCCACGACACCAGCGAGCGGCGATGCCGCTGCGCCAACCAGCCGCGCGCGGGCGGCTGCATTATGGAACCCTCCACCGG GTTTCTGCCCGGCCAGCGGTTCAGCAGCTGCAGCGCGTCCGACCTGTCCGCCAGTCTGCTGCGGGGCGGCGGCATGTGCCTGTTCAACGTCCCGCCGCCCGAGCGTCTCCTGGGCGGGCCCCGCTGCGGCAACCTCTACGTAGAGCCCGGCGAGGAGTGCGACTGCGGCCTGCTAGAG GAGTGCCAGGACCTCTGCTGCGACGCTTCCACCTGTCGCCTCCGCCCCGGCGCCCAGTGCTCGTCTGATGGCACCTGCTGCCGGGACTGCAAG CTCCGGGCGGCGGGGTCCGTCTGCCGGGAGCCCATCGGAGAGTGCGACCTGCCCGAGTTCTGCACGGGCTCCTCGCCCTTCTGCCCGCCCAACGTCTACGTTCAGAACGGCGAACCCTGCGAGGATGGCGCCACCTACTGCTACGGCGGCGCCTGCGCGAGCATGCGGGCGCAGTGCCAGACGCTTTGGGGACCGA ATGCCAGCGCCGCGCCGGCCGTCTGCTTCTCGTCCGTCAACAAACAAGGAAACAAATACGGAAACTGCGGGCAGCTCAGCGACGGCTCGTACGCCGCGTGCCAACCCAA CGACGTGCGGTGCGGCAGGATCCAGTGTCAGGGCGGCCTGGAGCGCCCCCTGCTGGGCACGAACACGGAGATCCTGACCACCACCGTGCGCTTCGACCTCCACGACCTGGTGTGCCGGGGGACCTTCTTCCACCTGGGAGACGACGTGTCCGACCCCGCCTCCGTGGCCCAGGGCACCGCCTGCGGTCCCGGCAAG GCCTGCTTGGACCACAAGTGCCAGGATGCCTCGGTCTTGGGCGCGGACGAGTGCCGCGGGAAGTGCAACGGCCACGGC GTctgcaacagcaacaacaactgcCACTGCCGGGCGGGTTGGGCGCCGCCCGACTGCGCGTACGCCGGACACGGGGGCAGCGTGGACAGCGGACCCGCGCGCGCCGCCCCAG AGTCTGACCCGGTCCTGGTGGCCCTGCTGGTGGTCTTCCTCTTGATCGTGCCGgcgctcctcctcttcctcgctcTTCGCTTCCCTCGCGTCCGTCGTCTGTGTTTGACTTTGGGAGGCGACAAATTCTTTCCCGACTCCTCACACAACCG GACCCCGGCGACGGAACGCAGTTCGGAGCGCAACGTGGATCAGGTCCGTCCGCTGAGGTTCCACGCCAACGCCCCCGAGACTCCGCCCTTCAAGGAG CTTCTTGACAGGCCGGCTCCTCCCACTCGGCcgctcccccccgcccctccactAAACCCCCCGCCGCAG cCGTGGCGGTCGTCGTCCGCCATCGCGTCCCGCAATCCCGCCCAGACCGGAGCGAAGGTGACGAGGCGGCGCCCCCCCACCCGCGGGCGGCTACTGCGCGTCGCGGTGCCTTTTCTTCTCATTGGCTGTCTGTGA